A section of the Pseudomonas flavescens genome encodes:
- a CDS encoding SPOR domain-containing protein, with protein sequence MAMLDSGTKQRIVGALVLVALAVIFLPMLLSRPDELRHVVVDAPSMPAKPVVAEIEMQPVIVPDPQELPQEPVPGDSAAADQAQAPVEQPIAELPASQEPVTTPAPQPTPSKPAEVAPPPQKAPAERLDANSLPVSWSVQLASLSSRPGAETLQKTLRAQGYNAYIRSVDGMNRVFVGPLIERVEADRLRDQLNRQHKLNGFVVRFQPESN encoded by the coding sequence ATGGCAATGCTGGATAGCGGAACGAAGCAACGTATTGTCGGGGCTCTGGTGCTGGTCGCACTGGCGGTGATTTTCCTGCCGATGCTGCTGTCCCGTCCTGACGAGTTGCGTCATGTGGTGGTCGACGCGCCAAGCATGCCGGCCAAGCCCGTAGTGGCTGAAATCGAGATGCAGCCGGTGATCGTCCCCGACCCTCAGGAATTGCCGCAGGAGCCGGTGCCTGGCGACAGTGCGGCTGCCGATCAGGCGCAAGCGCCCGTCGAACAGCCGATTGCCGAGTTGCCCGCCAGCCAGGAACCGGTCACCACTCCCGCTCCGCAGCCAACGCCCAGCAAACCAGCCGAAGTGGCGCCGCCGCCGCAGAAAGCACCAGCCGAGCGCCTGGACGCCAATAGCCTGCCGGTCAGCTGGTCGGTGCAATTGGCCAGTCTTTCCAGTCGCCCAGGTGCAGAAACGCTGCAGAAGACCTTGCGTGCCCAGGGGTACAACGCCTACATCCGCAGTGTCGATGGCATGAACCGGGTATTCGTCGGGCCGCTGATCGAGCGGGTCGAGGCCGACCGCCTGCGTGATCAGCTCAATCGTCAACACAAGCTCAATGGCTTCGTGGTGCGCTTTCAGCCTGAAAGCAACTGA
- the folC gene encoding bifunctional tetrahydrofolate synthase/dihydrofolate synthase, with translation MTQRSLAEWLAYLERLHPSAIDMGLERSREVAERLGLSRPAPRVITVTGTNGKGSTCAFLAALLRAQGLKVGVYSSPHLLRYNERVQIDGQDASDAGLCEAFAAVEAARGETSLTYFEMGTLAAFWLFERAGLDFAVLEVGLGGRLDAVNLIDADLALITSIGVDHADWLGDTRESVAFEKAGIMRPGKPALCGDFDPPLPLLERVVEIDAPFFLRCRDFDLSIAEDGWSWYGLTPRGHVLRLAGLPLLDLPMENAALALQAYALLDLPWDAGVIAAALAATRVTGRLDRRHLNWRGKSLTLLLDVGHNPHAAQFLAGRLQSRPVEGERRAVFGLLADKDLPAVVAPLLGEISHWAVTPLPTERSRSAAELHGHLVACATQAEMYADVASALQAQCERAAAGDEILLFGSFFCVAEALIWLERHAQEDVQDGNAG, from the coding sequence ATGACCCAGCGCTCCCTGGCCGAGTGGCTGGCGTACCTGGAGCGTTTGCATCCGAGCGCCATCGACATGGGCCTGGAGCGTTCCCGGGAGGTTGCCGAGCGCCTTGGGCTTTCCCGTCCGGCGCCGCGGGTGATCACGGTCACCGGCACCAACGGCAAGGGCTCGACCTGTGCTTTTCTCGCCGCGTTGCTGCGCGCCCAAGGGCTCAAGGTTGGCGTCTACAGCTCGCCGCACCTGCTGCGTTACAACGAGCGGGTGCAGATCGATGGGCAGGACGCCAGCGATGCAGGTCTCTGTGAGGCTTTCGCCGCCGTCGAGGCTGCACGGGGCGAAACCTCGCTGACCTACTTCGAGATGGGCACTCTGGCTGCCTTCTGGTTGTTCGAGCGTGCCGGTCTGGATTTCGCTGTGCTGGAAGTCGGTCTGGGCGGGCGCCTCGATGCGGTCAATCTGATCGATGCTGACCTGGCGCTGATCACCAGCATCGGTGTGGATCACGCCGACTGGCTGGGGGATACCCGCGAGTCGGTTGCGTTCGAGAAAGCCGGGATCATGCGCCCCGGCAAGCCGGCACTTTGCGGCGACTTCGATCCACCGCTGCCATTGCTGGAGCGGGTGGTGGAAATCGATGCACCGTTCTTCCTGCGCTGCCGGGATTTCGACCTGAGCATCGCCGAGGACGGCTGGAGCTGGTACGGGCTCACGCCGCGTGGGCACGTGCTGCGTCTGGCCGGCTTGCCACTGCTCGATCTGCCCATGGAAAACGCCGCGCTGGCTCTACAGGCCTATGCCTTGCTCGATCTGCCCTGGGATGCCGGCGTCATCGCCGCAGCATTGGCCGCTACCCGGGTAACCGGTCGCCTGGACCGTCGTCACTTGAACTGGCGGGGCAAGTCCCTCACTCTGTTGCTCGATGTAGGGCACAATCCCCACGCCGCGCAGTTTCTTGCCGGTCGCCTGCAGTCTCGTCCTGTCGAAGGCGAGCGCCGGGCAGTCTTCGGCCTGTTGGCCGACAAGGACCTGCCTGCTGTCGTGGCGCCCTTGCTGGGCGAGATCAGCCACTGGGCGGTGACGCCCCTGCCGACCGAGCGTTCGCGCTCTGCGGCCGAGCTGCATGGCCACCTGGTCGCCTGCGCTACCCAGGCCGAGATGTACGCCGATGTGGCAAGCGCTCTGCAGGCGCAGTGCGAGCGCGCCGCGGCAGGGGATGAGATTCTGCTCTTTGGTTCTTTTTTCTGCGTGGCCGAAGCCCTGATATGGCTGGAGCGTCACGCCCAGGAGGATGTGCAGGATGGCAATGCTGGATAG
- the accD gene encoding acetyl-CoA carboxylase, carboxyltransferase subunit beta, with the protein MSNWLVDKLIPSIMRSEVKKSSVPEGLWHKCPSCEAVLYKPELEKTLDVCPKCSHHMRINARARLDIFLDADGREEIGADLEPSDRLKFRDSKKYKDRLVAAQKQTGEKDALISMSGTLEGMPIVACAFEFSFMGGSMGAIVGERFVRAANVALEQRCPFVCFAASGGARMQEALISLMQMAKTSAVLARLREEGIPFVSVLTDPVYGGVSASLAMLGDVIVAEPKALIGFAGPRVIEQTVREKLPEGFQRSEFLIEHGAIDMIIHRAELRSRLARLLAQFTHQPSPAALPVTA; encoded by the coding sequence ATGAGCAACTGGCTGGTAGACAAACTGATCCCATCGATCATGCGTTCCGAGGTCAAGAAGAGTTCGGTGCCGGAAGGTCTGTGGCACAAGTGCCCGTCCTGTGAGGCCGTGCTGTACAAACCCGAGCTGGAAAAGACCCTGGACGTTTGTCCCAAGTGCAGTCACCACATGCGTATCAATGCGCGTGCGCGTCTGGACATCTTCCTCGACGCCGATGGTCGTGAAGAGATCGGTGCCGATCTGGAGCCCAGTGATCGCCTGAAATTCCGCGACAGCAAGAAGTACAAGGATCGCCTGGTCGCTGCGCAGAAGCAGACCGGCGAGAAGGACGCGCTGATTTCCATGAGCGGTACGCTGGAAGGCATGCCGATCGTGGCCTGTGCCTTCGAATTCTCCTTCATGGGCGGCTCCATGGGTGCCATCGTCGGTGAGCGTTTCGTGCGTGCCGCCAACGTGGCGCTTGAACAACGCTGCCCATTCGTATGCTTCGCTGCCTCCGGTGGTGCGCGTATGCAGGAAGCGCTGATCTCGCTGATGCAGATGGCCAAGACTTCCGCCGTGCTGGCGCGTCTGCGCGAGGAGGGTATCCCCTTCGTTTCCGTACTGACCGACCCGGTCTACGGTGGTGTTTCCGCCAGTCTTGCCATGCTGGGTGACGTGATCGTCGCCGAACCGAAGGCACTGATCGGTTTTGCCGGCCCGCGAGTGATCGAGCAGACCGTTCGCGAGAAGCTGCCAGAAGGTTTCCAGCGCAGCGAGTTCCTGATCGAGCACGGCGCCATCGACATGATCATCCACCGTGCCGAGCTGCGCTCGCGTCTGGCTCGTCTGTTGGCGCAGTTCACTCACCAGCCATCCCCTGCAGCGCTGCCGGTCACGGCATGA
- a CDS encoding phosphoribosylanthranilate isomerase, producing the protein MSVVRCKICGITRLEDALAAVAAGADAIGLVFYARSPRAVSIEQARAIVTALPPFVTTVGLFVDMSRAELDEVLAAVPLDLLQFHGDETAAECEAVGRPYIKALRVRAGDDVAALVDVYPGARAVLLDTFVEGVPGGTGQAFDWSLVPARLSKPVILAGGLTASNVAAAIAQVRPYAVDVSGGVEASKGIKDASRVKDFVRAVRAVGESM; encoded by the coding sequence TTGTCAGTCGTTCGCTGCAAGATCTGCGGGATTACCCGCCTCGAGGATGCGCTCGCCGCGGTGGCGGCTGGTGCCGACGCTATCGGCCTGGTGTTCTATGCGCGCAGCCCGCGAGCCGTGTCGATCGAGCAGGCGCGGGCCATCGTGACTGCGCTGCCGCCTTTCGTGACCACGGTCGGTCTGTTCGTCGACATGTCGCGAGCCGAGCTCGATGAGGTGCTGGCTGCGGTACCGCTGGATCTGCTGCAGTTTCATGGCGATGAAACCGCTGCCGAGTGCGAAGCCGTCGGCCGGCCCTATATCAAAGCGCTGCGCGTTCGCGCAGGCGATGACGTGGCGGCGCTGGTGGACGTTTATCCTGGTGCCCGCGCAGTTCTGCTCGATACCTTCGTGGAAGGTGTTCCCGGAGGGACGGGGCAGGCCTTCGACTGGTCGCTGGTGCCTGCGCGATTGAGCAAGCCGGTCATCCTCGCCGGTGGCCTGACCGCGAGTAACGTCGCTGCGGCAATCGCCCAGGTGCGTCCTTATGCGGTCGATGTCAGCGGCGGCGTGGAGGCGAGCAAGGGCATCAAGGATGCCAGCCGGGTAAAAGACTTCGTACGCGCAGTGCGGGCGGTTGGCGAGTCGATGTGA